Proteins from a genomic interval of Myxococcales bacterium:
- a CDS encoding radical SAM protein: MSDFFEDSPLCRRQREADPPLPRVVQLELTADCNLRCRFCPLQSEPRERRAEARRIEPDDLRTHLKTLLENAYEAELTGFGEIFCHPRLLDILRQLKSHRLTINATSNGTLWTAEILEALVGEELLDLICVSLDAGYPETYARLRVGGDMEKVLGNLLLLDKIKRWLGRDKPRLHLSFISTRENLNELPLVIGLAKRVGAEKVIVQGLYENESMTGQSTAGADEEQPVFATAAAVARANEVRLEFWYQSQAARPLAGAAEKVQITAPPAARRPLVKQCGYPWERVFVKSDLTVQACATVWEKLIMGNLRESTIEEIWRGPRYRELRGRLGGTATPAECRPCPTKPWRVPRYDFEISEHLEFGDPTPSQLGTGFYEPETDETGGAFRWSSGACSFFLRNTNRPFLELRLAAHPQAPDLPFVLRVNGVAIDLFTPRELIDLPTRFALPPFSEEILTIGIEPAAVYTPDQLGVGGSRRPLGLLYYSAALTGDPDLCRSRISTTDDQLARGFFPPETALGAGARWTGGRFSFVLPRAGNELRLGVQTVAATAGSALTVFDNGESCGRFTLPEKPGPHELRVPLAAPVLWHAVQVVCEKTWQPGERDRRRLGVLFRGASLRRRRWRR; encoded by the coding sequence ATGAGCGACTTTTTCGAAGACAGCCCCCTTTGCCGGCGGCAACGCGAAGCCGATCCGCCCTTGCCGCGCGTCGTGCAACTGGAACTCACCGCCGACTGCAATCTGCGCTGCCGCTTTTGCCCGTTGCAAAGCGAACCGCGCGAACGGCGCGCCGAAGCCCGCCGCATCGAACCGGACGATCTGCGGACGCATCTGAAAACGCTGCTCGAAAACGCCTACGAGGCGGAGTTGACCGGCTTCGGCGAAATCTTCTGTCACCCGCGTTTGCTGGACATCCTCCGGCAATTGAAAAGCCACCGGCTGACGATCAACGCCACCAGCAACGGGACCTTGTGGACCGCGGAGATCCTGGAAGCGCTGGTCGGCGAAGAGCTGCTCGATTTGATTTGCGTTTCGCTGGATGCCGGTTATCCCGAGACCTACGCCCGGTTGCGGGTGGGCGGCGATATGGAAAAGGTTTTAGGCAACCTGCTTCTACTCGATAAGATCAAGCGCTGGCTGGGCCGGGACAAGCCGCGCCTGCACCTCAGCTTCATTTCCACGCGTGAAAATCTGAACGAGCTGCCCCTGGTGATCGGGCTGGCCAAACGGGTCGGCGCCGAGAAGGTGATCGTGCAAGGCTTGTACGAAAACGAATCGATGACCGGGCAGAGCACCGCCGGCGCCGACGAGGAACAGCCGGTCTTCGCCACCGCCGCCGCCGTGGCGCGCGCCAACGAAGTCCGGCTCGAATTCTGGTATCAAAGCCAGGCCGCGCGACCGCTGGCCGGCGCCGCTGAAAAAGTGCAGATCACCGCGCCGCCCGCCGCCCGTCGCCCGCTCGTCAAACAGTGCGGTTACCCGTGGGAGCGGGTTTTCGTGAAATCCGACCTGACCGTTCAAGCCTGCGCGACGGTTTGGGAAAAGCTGATCATGGGCAACTTGCGGGAATCGACCATCGAGGAAATCTGGCGCGGACCCCGCTACCGCGAATTGCGCGGGCGGCTGGGCGGCACGGCGACGCCCGCGGAATGCCGGCCCTGCCCGACCAAACCGTGGCGCGTGCCCCGGTATGACTTCGAAATTTCCGAACACCTCGAATTCGGCGATCCGACGCCGAGCCAACTCGGCACGGGATTCTACGAGCCGGAGACCGACGAAACCGGCGGCGCCTTTCGCTGGTCGAGCGGCGCCTGTTCGTTTTTCCTGCGCAACACCAACCGTCCTTTTCTGGAACTGCGTCTCGCCGCCCATCCCCAGGCGCCGGATCTGCCCTTTGTCTTGCGCGTCAACGGGGTCGCGATCGATCTCTTTACGCCGCGCGAACTGATCGATCTGCCGACGCGCTTCGCGTTGCCGCCGTTTTCCGAAGAGATCCTGACGATTGGCATCGAGCCGGCGGCGGTCTACACGCCGGACCAGTTGGGCGTCGGCGGCTCGCGCCGGCCGCTCGGCCTGCTGTACTATAGCGCCGCTCTGACCGGCGACCCGGACCTTTGCCGATCGAGGATATCGACAACCGACGACCAACTCGCGCGCGGTTTCTTTCCGCCGGAAACGGCGCTGGGCGCGGGCGCGCGTTGGACCGGCGGGCGGTTCTCCTTCGTTCTGCCGCGCGCCGGCAACGAGTTGCGCCTCGGCGTCCAGACCGTGGCCGCGACCGCCGGAAGCGCCCTGACGGTTTTCGACAACGGGGAATCGTGCGGTCGTTTCACGCTGCCGGAAAAGCCCGGCCCGCACGAACTGCGCGTCCCCCTCGCCGCGCCGGTCCTCTGGCATGCCGTTCAAGTCGTCTGCGAAAAAACGTGGCAGCCCGGCGAGCGCGATCGGCGGCGCCTGGGCGTGCTGTTTCGCGGCGCGTCGCTCCGGCGCCGGCGGTGGCGGCGATGA